The segment ATTCTCATGCTACAGGCCCAGGAACTTAATGAGTTTGTTCCCTTCTTGATGTACTCACATCCTGTCTTTGCCATCCACAGTCACTCCCAAAGTCATTGCCCTGAATCCGTGCTGGCAGAGCCAGGAATGAGGTCCTTGGATATCCTATATCTCAATACTGGTTCCAGTTCATGGGGGAGGGTATCAGAGATACATATCTAAGACTGTGGCATAGATTCTCAGGGCACAATTTCAACTGCTTTTTCAAGCTTTAGTGGGAGGGAAAGGGGCAAGCCTAAGCAGGGAAGGCTAATTTCTGTCCTGTGTCCCCCAGTACCTCCAGAGGTGACTGTGCTCCCAAACAAGCCTGTGGAACTGGGAGAGCCTAACGTTCTCATCTGTTTCGTCGACAAGTTCTCCCCACCAGTGATCGATGTCACGTGGCTTAAAAATGGAAAACCTGTCACCATGGGAGTGTCAGAGACAGTCTTCCTGCCCAGGGATGACCAACTTTTCCGCAAGTTCCACTATCTCCCCTTCTTGCCCTCAACTGAGGATGTTTATGACTGCAAGGTGGAGCATTGGGGTTTGGATGAGCCTCTTCTCAAGCACTGGGGTATGGACCAATCTTCAATCTCCTTTCTTTTATGGTTTCCTCCTTTGAAACACATGTCTGGTCCTTTGGAACTCTAAGTCCCCTGTTTCATAACAATGGCTGCAATTCCTATTCCTTGTCTTCTCTCATTAACCAGCTTCCTCTACTCTCTAATCTGTAATTCTCTTACTTCATCATTCTGTCTCCCTCTTATTTAATTGACTAATAACTATTCTTTTATCTAAGTACCCTACATTTGGTCCTAAGTGCTATTCCCTACCACATTTGTTACTtctgtattgttttcttcttACCCAGAGTTTGAAGCGCCAACTCCCCTCTCAGAGACAACAGAGAATGTGGTGTGTGGCCTGGGCCTGGTTGTGGGTCTGGTAGGAATCATTGTTGGGACCATCTTCATCATCAAGGGTGTGCGCAAAGGCAATGCTGTTGAACGCCGAGGGCCTCTGTGAGGCATCTGCAGGTGGGTTTGATGTGGTCAAAGGAAGACACATATGGAGTTATCCAAGGGAAAGAAACAGAGCGGGGAAAGGGATATGTGATGCCTTTAAGGGAAAAAGATAGGAAAATTCATGGCTCTTGATTTATCTTTTCTAGGACAGAATCAGACGTTAACATTTTCTAGTATCCCAAAGCTTCCAGGTCCCTCATCCATCCTTTTCCATACATGTGTACCTAGACCACATCTTCAGTCTTGGAAATTATCTCCAGTACCTAAGATCATTGTTTTACATTAAAATACTGAGTCCAGTGATCTAGGAAAGTCAGCTTCAAGATTTGGGCACTTCCTGGCTTATATTTCCTGAGGCAGACCATCAGTTCAGAAGAATTTCCAGAGCTTGACTCTTTTTGGGTTAGGGTAGATTCATTGCATGAAATGGAAATCTCTTGGAGGTCAATGCCTGTTTTTGCTCCTCCAATCTGAAAAGTGGTGCCAGAGTTCTAAGAGAAGGTAAAGCATGGTCTGCTCATTCATGCTCACTTGGAGAGTAGGGTATATCAGTTCATGTTGAAAAGGCGATATTTACCAGAGCTCAGATGAATATTAAGAGACCTTTCCAAAGTCAAAGGTttaagggaggaaaggaaggaatccGAAGGAAAGAGCTCAAAATATTCATCTTAAATTCTTTAGTAACCATGTGTGTCCTTCTACAGGTAATGGCCTTAGAGAGAAGATCAATGAAGAAACTTCTGCTTTACTAGCCTTATAACCTGACAATACTCTAATTGTTCACTTCAGTGAAGACAACCATTCTTCAGCCTTCCAGCCCTTTAGCTACTTGAAGAGTGTTGATGCCTCCAtatgcagctctctcctctgtctgtTGCCCCTTCTTGTATCTGTTTTCCCTCCATTTCCCACTatctttttattatcaccatGTAATACCTCTGGAATAGACCCCACAGGATCCTTCCTCTGCTATGGAACCTTTTGAACATTCTATGGGGAAATCTTCTGTATGCTTATTGCTTGGAGTTTCTTCAAACTGTGATTGTGATTGTTTTGAATACAATAAACTACTAGATGGGTCTTAGGAGGAGTTTTTCATGTCTGAGCCAGTTCTTCATGGGGGCTGGGGAATATATGTGATCCCTCCATCCTGAAATATCTCAATGTTGAATGTATCTTATAAGCTCTGTGATTAATCAGAAATATCCATGTTACTTAGGGCTTGGTTTCATTCAGAGGATCTGCAAGCAATCCGGTTGCTGTGGTCCAGTCCTCATCAGGAATATCCTATAGTGGGGTTTATTAGTTGGGAGATTTCAACTTAGCAACGGATTCAGAATCTGGTTTGGGTTCTTAAGCCTCCAAGTGAACAAGATCTCCTGATCTTCAGTAGAGTGAATCTCAAACATTAGGGTTCAGCATCTGATAATGGGTGAGACAGATGGTAGGGAGCAGACGGGGAGAAGAATAATAGAGCAGGATCCATATACATTACAGGATTTATATATCAACATCACCCATTCCAGACTTAATGAGGAATGGGATTGGACACTAAGGATTGGCATTACCTATTTCATTAATATAGTCTTGGATGCCTGTTTCATTACCAGGAGAAGAGTCTGGCTTATTCTTGGAGCCTTCTTGTTTTTGGAGATGCGTCCTTGAGTGGAAATACTGAGTAAAGCATTGGTGGTGGGTGGGATATGGCAttaaaatgggaagaaagaatGTTTGAAGCATGGTGAGCTATTGCTCATTTATCTGTGAGACTATGACttgatatttatttctaaaatgattaCCAGAACCTATCCCAAGCCATAAAGATTAATTATCCATGACAGTGTGGTAGACTAGCAAATAATGCTGTTGAAATGAATTAGACCTGGGCTTCATCTTGGCTCTATAATTTACTAGATATGTATTCACTGGTATCTTAACTCAGTTTGTCCTGATTCTTATGAAAATACTGATGCTAATTTTTAGCACATTgagttattatgagaattaaaagaaaaatgcaagcaAAGTAATTAGGTTCCACACTTAGTGATAATAATATTGCAAAAATTAtaaattccattatttttcttcaaaatttctgTAGCCtgatgaaaaaaatctgagagaagcaaaacaaaacaagcacaaACCAAGGCAGCATGACCTTGAAGGGTAGCAGGATGTGCTACCCCAAAAGATGCCTCTTGGGCAAAAGGATTCTTTTGAGCTGATGAGATGGTGTTAGATAATAGAATTGCTTTAGATTACTTCTGTGCTGAGCAAGGAGGAGTCTGTGCCATAGGAAATAGCTCCTACTGTGCCTGGATCAATACTTCTGGTACTGCAGTTACTCTTCATACAAGAAATTAACAAACAAGCCACTTGACTCAAAGAGATTGATGCCTCTTCAGGTACGTTCTTTGATTTATTTAGTGCCAACTGCCAACTGGTTTGGTTCAGGGGGAACCTGGCTAAGAAGCATATTTCTGTCTGTTGGTATTATCCTCCTGATAGTCATCATTGTAGTCTTCCCGGTGGCCTGTGTTCTCCCAAGCGTCGTGTTTACAGCCAAAGCAGTACATTAGATGATCTCACttggagaaacaaaaagaagacgaACAATGAGATGAACAGCAAAAACCTTCCATGAACTCGACATCATAGCCTATAAATAAGTTTCACAGCTAAACAAGAGCAACTTAACCGTGATGGTGACTGAGGGTGGTGTCAATAACAAATTTTTGGTTATCCTCTCAAAAATGTCAGACAACTGATATATTATTAGTAACTACTGTCCATAGCTTACATTTTGGTTCATTCTTTGTGTCATACAGTTCTATgggtatccaccattacagtatctcACAAAATAATTTCACTGACCTAAAAATTCCCTGGGTGTTCCCTCATTcgtccctctgctcctccccctgAATCCCTGACAACCTCTGATCTTCTTAttgtctttatagttttaccttttacaGAATATCATATAATTGGAACCATATAGTAAGTGGCTTTTTCAGCCTAAGataattctttcacttagcttttaagatttttctcttttatgctttctctatgtcttttcatagcttaatagcttatttctttttatcactgaataatgctccattgtgtggatgtatcacagtttgtttatccattcttcctgaaggacatcttgcttgcttccaaattttggcaattatgaataaaactactataaacattcttatgcaagtttttctgtggacataagttttaaactcatttgagtaaatacctgggagcatgattgctggatcatatggcaagagtatgtttagctttgtaagaaaccaccagagtgtcttccaaagtgactataccattttgcattaccACCAGCAACAAATGAGAAGCCCTATTGAAGTGCATCATTGTGCATTTGGTGTTGTGAGGGTTCCGCGTTATAGCTAgaaagccaatttttaaaaaatttttattttgaagtaattatagattcacaagaagttgcaaagatggtacagagagatcctgtgtacccCTTCACCTAGTTTCCCCAAATGTTTATATCTTAAGAAACTGTAGtaaaatatcaaaaccaggaaactgacgtTGGTACGTGTGTGTATAGTTCTATACCAATGTTTGATCATATTTGTAGATTTgtgtaatcaccaccacaatcatgCGCAGAACCATTCCATTACTACAGAGATCTCTTTCATGCTCCCCTTTATGGTTACAACCATTTCCCTTCAGACACCATCACCCTAcacctgacaaccactaatctgttctccatctttacaGTTTTGTCATTTCAGGAATGTTAGGTAAtatggaatcatatggtatgtgaCTTTTTGAAATTGGCATTTTTTACTCAgaataatgcccttgagatccatccaagttgttgggtatatcaatagtttgttcttttctttattgctgagtaagaTTCCATGGTATGGAGGTACCACAGTTTGTTCAACTATTCACctattgatgggcattttggTTTTCTAGTTTgggactattacaaataaagcttccaTGAACTTTTGTGTAAGATTATTGTGTGAACatgagtttccatttctctggcaATAAGGCCCGGAAATATGAttactggatcatgtggtaagtgtatgtttattttttaaagaaactgccaaactattttccagagatTCAGTACCATTTCACAGAGTATGAGAGATCCAGTTTGTCTGCATTCTCACTAGCATTTTGCATTGTCagtattttatgttttagctGTTTTACTAGATATTAAACTTAATGGGTAGTATCATgctcttaatttgcatttccttagcgGCTAGTGATTTTGAATATCACTCAGTGTGCttatgtttttggtgaggaagattctccctgagttaacatctgtgcccatcttcctctagtttgtatattggacgctgccacagcatggctgacgaggagtATGCAAgttctgctcccaggatctgaactcgcaaatctggggctgctgaagtggagcacatgaacttaaccactatgccactgggccggcccccaattcagtgtgcttattttttaatgtgaagtttttttgtttgttcgtttggtttttttcccccagcaattttattgagatcataatggtttataacattgtgtgatttgGGGGGTACATTATTaattatcaatttctgaatacacttcatagTGCTCATCTCAAGTAGTCTAacttttgtccatcaccatacatatgtgcccctttatgcCTTTTGTGCACTCCCAAACCttcttcccctctagtaaccactaatctgtcctctttatCCATGTagttgttatcttccacatatgagtgaaatcatgcagtatttgtctttctctgttttgcttattttgcttaacatcatacccacAAGTTCCATCCTTCttgttgcaaataggacaattttgtctttttgtatggctgagtagtattccactgtatatatataccacatctttttatccattcatctgtagaagggtacttggattgcttccacgtcttggctattgtgaataatggtgcaatgagcatagaggtgcataaatctctttggatcattgatttgaagttctttggataaatacccagtagtgggaggTTTTGATAGtcctttacatattttagatatataCCTTTATGGTACTTGgagtgtgcaaatattttctgtgttgcttatcttttcatcctcttaaaaggatattttgcagaacaaaaatttttaatttcagtaaaaaCCAATTTACTGATGTTTTTCTCTTAGGGATCacgcttttggtgtcatgtctaagaactcttcaaCAGGCCCTAAATTCCAAAGTTTTCCTCctgagttttcttctaaaagttttatattttacatttaaatttgtcatctatttcgagttaatttttgcataaaatGTGAGAGTTggtctagtttctttttttctctttcttttcttcttttttttcttttgcctatgAATATTCACTTGCTCCAGCACCATAgcttgaaaaaacaaaactatcttCCATTCAGTTGCTTTGCACATTTGTCAAAAGTGAGTtggtgtggttctatttctggatCATGTATACTGTTCCATCAATCCATGTATCCATCCCTCCACAATACCCATCATTTTCATCGGTCTTGACTACTGTAGCGACATAAAAGTCCTAAATTTGGTTAGAGTaattcttcaattttatttttctctatcaaatttgttttatctattctaagtcctttacttgttcacataaattttagaaaactttgTCTACAACTACTAAAAATTTCCTGGAATTTGAATTGAAATCACATTAATACCAGGATATCAATTTGGGGAATAATTGACGTTTTTACTCTGCTCAGTTTTTAGCTGAGGAATATGGtaaatgtctccatttatttagatgtttgatttctttcatcagtatgCCAGCATACAAGTCCTGTACATGTTCTGTTAGAGTTttgtttaagttttctttttttgagtgattgtaaatggtatttatttttaatttttgttttatgtctttattgccatatatataaatacaaatcaaTTATTTTGGTTGATCTTGAA is part of the Equus caballus isolate H_3958 breed thoroughbred chromosome 20, TB-T2T, whole genome shotgun sequence genome and harbors:
- the DRA gene encoding MHC class II DR alpha chain precursor (The RefSeq protein has 1 substitution compared to this genomic sequence), with translation MAISGVPMLGLFITAVLMSFQESRAIKEDHVIIQAEFYLKPGDSGEFMFDFDGDEIFHVDMDKKETVWRLEEFGRFASFEAQGALANIAVDKANLEIMMKRSNNTPNTNVPPEVTVLPNKPVELGEPNVLICFVDKFSPPVIDVTWLKNGKPVTMGVSETVFLPRDDQLFRKFHYLPFLPSTEDVYDCKVEHWGLDEPLLKHWEFEAPTPLSETTENVVCGLGLVVGLVGIIVGTIFIIKGVRKGNAVERRGPL